gttaaaaatattttgaattttgcgAGCACAGCCTTGTGCTAGAAAATATTTGGTAGTAAACAACGCCTTTTTTGTAGTGAATTAATGCAAATCACACATATTgtgttaaattaattactctttcaaaatttttaataagcaaaatattgttttaagATTTGATCACCTGATTACACTATAgataaatcatataaaattttaaacaaaaaaataataataatcatattaaatTGTTCGCATGATTTTTAGGTATAACGCCATATCGATGATCCTCAACTGTACTGCCACCTCCTCGTAGCTGGAGCCTACGTTCCCCTTGATCGGAGTATGAGGTAACCTGACAAGCTCATGCTAATGGTGAGCCCGCTCAGGCACAACACCGCTCACGATTTCGGTAGTTGTGTGTAAATCGCCACAACAATCACCATAATGCTATTCATTCACTTAATCCACATAAATTCTCTCACAACACACGAGGACATTCCTACCGACTCGTCTCCGCCCCTCAAAATTTTAACCTCACTACCTCTCCCGACGATGACTCCACCCATCTCGccaccaaaatcaaagcaaacaaataattttattaatttactttgacttatatatttctcttaataattatatattcgTATAAACAAATTTATCCATAAATAAATGTCACTTCAACTCGGGTTGACCACTTGGTCCGTCCTAGTATTAGAAATAGAAGAGTTCAAAGTAAGACACATATGTTAATAAAgtattaatactagtaataaataatgagTTGTATATTGCTATGACATAACTGATGCGACTAAATTGTTGTAATTAACATCGaatttctattattaaataagaaagaaattaatatgCCACCATTTATTGACCATTTTTCAGCGcaataaatatacaataattataaattcgCTCATTCCTGTTCTCAATTGTAACTCGGGACGAGTTGCAGCGACGCACAGCTTCATCAATCACACTTCCACTCACACAAAACCtttcagttttattataaagttgATCACAACAATCGTTGCTAAGTCCAACATTTGCAAAAGTATCTTGACATAGAGCTTCGAAAGCTTCGTTTTGACAGTCTTGTGTCACATTTCTATAACATTTGAGTCCTTCTCCGGTTGAATTGAGGAACAATGTTGCATTGACTACAATAAAAAGCATAATCTTGATCATAGTCTCTGATTTAGAAACCATGATTGGATTTTATTGGAGTGGTTTGTTGAGATAGATGCCTAACTATTGGAAGCTTTTATAGTACATAGATGAAGGTTACATGAGAATGTTGCATTCAATATTATGAGTTGAATTAAATCCTATGCATGCATTAAATATGATGTTCTACTAAAACAAACTGTCTaagaaataaatgttttatgcGTAACTCCTCTAAGTTTCTAAATTTTCGCTAAATTggttttttatataatagcTTTATAATTCTTACGAAACTATTGAGTTGTTTTGATTTCTCCACCAATTAAGATTAACGTAGATTGATGACTTATTTACATAGTGCAAtcaaatatcattttaaaaaacgttACATTTTAGGCAATGAAACAACATCGCGTTatgctaaattaaataattttacttgttaaattgtgatttataTTAAGGCATATTAGAATTACTATGAAACAaagggagtatgttttataTGCATGgacttgttttttatttagagtGATTAAGTTATTCTCttgttatatactccattcatccAATAATAATACACTTTTGAAATGATACAGATTTTTAAATGCACAATTAGTAATGTatgagagagatgaaaagaaaaattggttgtactagtattagtggagaatgaaatACATCTCattcttcaaaaaaattacacaaaatagaaatgaacGATTTTTATGGGACtaggtaaaataaaaagaatgcctatttttatggaacgaaTGAAGTATTTAGTAATGATTCTTATAAATTTCGTTGCTATAGCCATATGTTAAtgttatactactatatagtactactccatttaACGATTCCAAGTCcatttaaaacatttatttctttGATAGTGTATAGTTATATCGTACATAAATTGTCATGCCAAGAGTTTGTTAACTAATAAGtacaacaaataaattcacaCTATATGAGattaatcatcatcatcatcatcatcatcatcatcatcatcaccaccaccaccaccaccaccaccaccaccaccaccaccaccaccaccaccaccaccaccaccaccaccaccaccaccaccaccaccaccaccaccaccaccaccaccaccaccaccaccaccaccaccaccaccaccacattattattattattatttttatgatcaCTCATCAAATTAGAAAGCAAATATTGTTGGGCAACACCAATGTCCGATACTTATAAACTCTCATTATTTCGGGAACGGATCCTCTgctgtttaaaaaaaaacagcacAATATGCTGTGCATTAAACGCAGAGGAAATGGAATGAAACGACAGACAtaagttattttcattttcaacccCTTTTCCCTTTTATTAGGCTTTTGGCTAATATTAATACAAATTGCATTCCAACCCCATGGCCCACCATACAGAGGTAACAAAGCCAATAATCATATCTCTTTCATTAATACACGTatgtaggagtaatattttaataaaagtttatttcaattttcttataattagTTACTAAAAActgatttgttttatttttatatattataaaaacgTGTTAGAATTGTAATAAAACAAAGTGTATATCATAACAATAATACAtacttctattattttatagaaatattattcaacatgataatcaataattaaaatttctgtTAAGGAGTACAAATCTATACATCAActtgattttacttttttagaaaattaaataagatgaTTTTTACGTGATGAGTTATTTAAGTGTAAATAACTAGTAAATTatagtgataaaatttaactaataatCTATTATTTCACTAGAATCCTACTTATactagtctatttttagtaTAGAAGTCATTGTATTCTAATTTGTAAAAATCAACTTGACATATAagtaaatactactaatataaatatttattattaatattctggatgttatttttgtaacttataagagaatattttttttcttttgtggtGCTTCTTTTATGGTACTTACTCCACAATAACACTTggtttttaataattacttaTAAAACTTAGTATGTATTTCTATTATgtctaaaatattactacttccgttccacaataattgtcactcttgtTGTGAATACgcgttttaagaaatataaagaaaagttgattataaaaattagtggaatgtgagatccattttataatattgattttataataaaatgtgagtgaagtgagttaatGTGAGacatatttactatttatggtaaaatgaAAGTGTttcaattattgtgggacgatcaaaatggaaaaaaatgacaattattgtAGGACGAGATTATTATATTAGAAGTATTGTATAAAGAAGTATTCAAcgtaaaaattactaataattattagtattttataatatattttatactatattacaacatattttataaatatatcaataaaacatagtatcaatttttagtaattagtgataaaaaaaacaattttttgtaaaaaaatgatacGTGTATTATGCGGAGTATGAAAGAGGCAGTGGCTCTGTTACCTCTGTATAGTGAGCCATGGGGGTTGGAATGCAATTTGTATTAATATTAGCCAAAAGCATAAATAAAAGGGAAAAGgggttgaaaatgaaaataagttatGTCTGCCGTTTCATTCTATTTCCTGTGCGTTTAATGCACAGCATATTGTGCTGTGTTTTCTTAAACAGCAGAGGATCCTTTCCCCATTATTTCCTCTCACACTACATTATGCactacattttattcataaactTTGTTGCCATAAGTTTTGTTATAggattttttctttctaacttgattctttcccattatttattcaaatagtaaaatgatcgaagttctattttcaaattatgcaTCAATCGATTAAATGTGTTATATATGAGTATTTCTAAAAGTGTGATTTTCTTCTGTAACAAAGATCCAAAAGCAtggtaattaaatatttgcattgttttaattttaaattgatttaatgtTATAGTTTTCGTAGCCCTAAACCTCTCTTAACATTAGTATGcaatattgtttctcattttcctttttcataattcttgtaaataaacgaataaaaaattaaacttttgcagttttaatggaaattaaatcaatttagaAGGAAATTTGGAGTCCGCGGTATTCAAATGCAACCTTGATTATTGTGGCAGTCTGCAATCGCGAcgaagtagagagagagactgTTCTTCTCCACGATTTGCTTTCTGAAATCTTCATCGATTGCAAAATCATATTAAATGAATTCTTCAATAACTTAAATGCGATTCTTTTTAAGTTtatgcaaaatcaaaatttggcaaAAGTTTATGAATTTACATAGCACCATTAAACtctatatattcatttttaataaacattGTAAACTGTATTTTAcctaatctttttattttatttatccattttacttaattatctcatttatccagctatttatataaattaacatTTAGGGCTCGTCTGGTagtgaagaaaataattaacatgAGTTTATGGTAAATGGGTTTTCATGAGTTTATGGACTGAATTGTAGGCTGTTTGGTTGAACCCAAGTAAAATGTTTAGCCCATTTCCGTCGTTTGGTTGAAATGGGGAAGAGCTGAAACCAAAAAGCCCATGCCTAAACTACCCCTCTTTTTAATGACTTCAAATTTACTGTTCTTCATTCCCAATCACTTCTCACTCAAGAAAGAAAGAGCCGCCACTATCGGCCGCCAGAGAATGCCAGGAAGTTCGAAGCCCTCACACGCCGTGGAAAGAGCGAGAGGAGCTGCTGCCGCCGTTGCTTCACCCTCTCCACACTCGCGCTCCTCGTAATCGCCGCCGCCATATCTGCCGGAGTACTCTACCTCATCTTTAGGTTCCCCTCTTCGATTGGAGATGCGTGATTTCGGCTCTAATTTTAATTGCGATTGGGTTTCGAATGCAAGTTGGGATTTTTATTCATGCCATGTTCGATTCCCCTAATTCTTGGTCTATGATGGTTGGAGAATTCCAAAGGGTAAAATGGGCTTTCACAGTGGTTTCAGCACAATCAGGAAACTAATACCTGCTCAAGTCCCTGAAACGGTTGACAGGAGTGTGCTGATAGTAGTACGTGTGGGTTGGAAACCCGAAAGATTGTACCGGGTCAGCAGATTCATTTTGGAGCTACCAAACGCTGGTTACCAGCTGTGAACAGTGCATTTTCAAGGCTATTCAAGCCTACCAGACGACcccttaattaaatatattgttgACGACTTGACGAATTAATATTGCTTTTCGTAATTCTGGTTCTGGCCAATAACGCATAGAAATATGGATTTTTTGCAgttttgaggaaattaaatgaaattggaAGGAAATTTGGAATCCGGTGTAGAGTGACAGTCTGCAATAGCTTGTTGAAGAAGTCACTCCTCTCGCTCTCATTTTTCCTTACGCCGATTTCGTTTCGTCGCCTGCCCTAGCTGATTTCTTTCTCCCTTTCCACGGTTTGCTTTCGAAACTCtcctcaattttcttttttaatcgCTTGTTTGCATTTCCTTATTTTCTATCTGCATCGTGTAATGTAACTGGCTGCCCTGAACTTGAATGACTGTATATCGCGATGTTACTTTTCAGCATCTGCCCGATTTcgttttgtgattttaatttttttttcttcggAGGAGCATTTTGCAATCTTATTTCCTTCCCATGAGATGCGAATTggaaatatttatgaaatttttatatcaCAAGCATTTTTTCTTGGTCATGAGCTTCGCATATCCTCtgtaatagtaataatgtTGATAGAATTAATGGCTCTCTAAATTGGCCGAATTCCATCGCTATTGAAGTCATCGGTGTCTCTCAAAATTGGCGTGCGGCGGATGACGACATTATCTCTCAACAAACAAACTCCATCGGTGAAGATAGCCAGAGACGACTACCTTACTATTGTGAAGCACGTGATCGCCTCTAGCGACAGCAAAACCAAAAACGTCGTCGTCTCGCCTCCCTCTATCCATGTTCAGCTTCTCAAATATCTCAAATCGGAGAGCGTGGAACACCTCGAACCCTTCTACACGCAGATTGTCTTCACTCTTCTCGCCGACGGAATCCATTTAGGTGGCCCTCACTTGTCATTCATGGGTGGGATCTGCCAGATTGGGGTCACACTCTCAAGCCCGCTATTCGAAATACTGTCAAGGTTTGTTCCTATTTGCCCTTAATTAATCTTGctttattataatttcattaatgattaattttttggcTGTTTACTTTGCAAATTACTTTGAAATATTCATCCTAAAACATGTGCTCTGTATCTGCTCACAAAAAGCTTGGTGGCtttgtaatttttcttttgctGCTTATGCTAAAATAGTGTATCTTATAATTTTGGAAGGCTCTCTCGCCTAGACTGCTCTTCGCACACTGCGCCTGTTTCATAGGATTATGGAGTGAAATATTCGATGCAAAACTAACAACAGATGCCGACTTCCACCTCTCAAATGGCACTGTCGTTCGAGCCCCATTCATGACCAGTTGCTACAAGCAACGCGTTGGCACCTTCGACGGCTTCAAGGTTCTGAAGCTACCTTACATTGCAGGCATCGACAAGCGCAGATTCGCCATGTACATCTATCTTCCAGATGCCAGAGACGGGGTGCCATCTTTGATCGAGAGAATCACCTCCGAGCTTGGGTTTGTAGATGGCCATCTCCCTCACGAGGAGGCGGTGACTCTTGACGAATTTCGCATACCCAAGTTTAAGATGGGTTTTGAGTTGGAGATTTCATCGATCGCGACAGAGCTGGGAGTGGTGGATCTTTCAGAGAGTGGTATGGCTGAGATTCATGGCAAACCGGTGGTTTGTGAGATACTGCATAGGTCGATGGTGGTGGTGAATGAGATGAGCACCTATACAGCGAGAGTGGAATTGCCGGTGGTGGACTTCGGTGAAGCCTGTCCGATGATGGGTGAGAAGTCGGGGCTGAGATTCGTGGCGGACCATCCTTTCGTGTTTACCATTAGAGAGGATACGAGTGGGGTAGTCCTCTTTGTCGGTCAACTGCTCGATCCGCTTGCCCAAGCACCATCTGGATTCATCGCATACCCAATTACTACTCCTCCGATTCACTGAGTTTTAATACCTTTTGTACTAGAATTAGTATGAATGTCCATTCTGTATTAGGCAAACAATGCTTGGTAGGTTTCTTAACCGAGATCATGCACTACGAAGGCGTTACATTTTGTAGGAAAAATGACTTCTTTGACTTGActcatattttgttattagtCTTGTATTTTCGATATGGTTTATCTTTTGATAGTTTAATCTCATTCAATTGTGCTTCGACTTATAGTATGATTTATCTTTTCGATATGATTTGAGTACTATTGTGTAGTATAAGACGAATGTTTACCATTTCAAAAGTTGTAAAGTTCATGTCTGTGATGGTTATGGCAAGCAATTCATGGGAGGTTTCTTTGCATTGCTAATggtttaatcaatattttagtGCTTATCATCTTCTCATGATCATTAATCATTTAGAAAAGAACGAAACAAGAAAACACAACATTTTACGTTACAAGTCATCATACTAATAACTTCGTTAAAGGAGAATATACACCACTAAGGTAGTACTAACATAATTGTAGCTTGATCTGTGATGAACGTATCAATTAATAGCCAAGATCAAAGATCTCCTTGACTCCTTGATCTCACACgtatttatgtttaaaaactttcattaaattataattttccatattaattttgaaacttgtatgtaaaatattaaattgttgatttaatattgttttacaATCAGTGATTTCAATACCGACTTACTAGTTTATTAACTATATTACGTGGCATATGTAGTTTTCATGTAAATTCTTTCGCAAATTTTTTGCATAACAATTTTAAAACCTATTTGTgaactattgatttaatctgAATATGTACTCAATCAAGCTTTGACATTAACATGCTTGCTACCAAAACTACATGACACATTCCTCGCTCTGAATGTTATTGATAGTAATCAGTTATTGCTCTCCCATGcttcaattttgtaaaataaaatttgtgctACGCTGAAGGCTACAAATTAATCAACTTACATAGTCTGCAATAATCATACTTGGGGTAAAGTTAGATTAAGTAAGTTTTTTAACAATTCAGCAAGATAGAACAAGAACAAGATAAGCAATAAGTGTACCACTTAGATACTACAAACGTAGAAACATATCTTTGAGATTTTCTCAGTATGTGACGACCCCGTCAACATTAACACATGGGGACTTGATGGAAGCACAATCTAGGAGGATCAGTAGGTTCGATAAATTGGACAATAAAGACGTAGCAGTCGAAGAACCAAATTTTGTTCACTTTCTCCTCTGCCTGAGTTGATGCGTCGAACCTAAATGACCTCTcgttttctctctttctttttcaattttattcatCGATCACAAATTCCAAGTGATAGTATTCCATTCAGTATAATGTGACGTCGTTTGGTTGAATTTAATGTGGTGTCGTTCGGATTGTTGTTCGATAGTGTAATGTACTAATTTATTCAGATTGTCATGTCATTACTGAAATCTTCATTGGTTGCAAAATCATACTACCTtcgtattttaaaaatagaaaccttTGAaacgacacggattttaatgcacaattggtaaagtaagagagaagaagggtccctttttttaattttggtccgtccgcgaatattATTTCAAGACATCCTTTGTCAAATGTCCCATCGATTATTACGTTCGTAAAAATATAAGATAATTGAGttagttcattattttaacGCATTTTTTAAAGCGGATCTCCCATGATTAGAAGGCCCGGTAAATGTCTATGtcagaaaatttataaattcacaGCAGATACTATTTCTACTACTGGAActggaatgtgatcaaatgaaaactctaaatattgtacaaattcaaaactatgatctggactgttaaaaaatatcaacagatgataaaatgatagcaacatataatgtcaacacaatgtcaacgttgatgttgtgttgaaattgtgttgacattgtattgaaattgtgttgacatcaaaatcttgaaattttacactgtgttgacattatattggcattatgttgatattatattgaaaagtTTTAAGTCTGtataatatatgagtttgcattttatcactactcttctaatactactactagttaaaaaatttcaatatagtTTGGGCATTTCGATAAATCAATAGGCTGCATTTATATCAACCCAGCCCATTAAATTAACTAAGTTAGCCCATTAAAGCCCAACCAGTAAATAAACAAATGGTAGTGATAATCGTACAtaattgaacttttttttaagtgaTTTAAAGTTCACGCCCGATGAAGTTCAAATTGCTTGACCGACGTTAATATTTAggcatttcaaattttaatctcGTTGTAATATTGGGTCAAAAGTGCACAAACTTAAAAATTTAGCCTGAATCAAGTTCAGTTATTTTCCTATAGCATCATACTGTAGTAACTAACTTTTGCCACCAAATCAaagcaaacaaataattttattaatttactttgactaatatatttctcttaataattttatattcgtATAAACAAATTTATCCATAAATAAATCACTTCAACTCGGGTTGACCATTTGTTGACCATTTTTCATCGcataaattacaataattataaatgttaTCAATTGTAACTCGGTACGAATTGCAGCGGAGCGGCACACCGCTTCATCAATCACACATCCAGTCACACAAAACCTTTCAGTTTCATTATAAATTTGGTCACAACAATAGTAGCTACGTCCAACTTTGGCAAAAGTATCTTGACATAGAGCTTCAAAAGCTTCGTTTTGACAGTCTTGTGTCACATTTCTATAACATTTGAGTCCTTCTCCAGTTGAATTGAGGAATAATGTTGCATTGACTAGTGGTTTGTTGAGATAGATATGCCTAACTATTGGAAGCTTTTATAGTACATAGATAAAGGTTACGTGAGAATGTTGCATTCAATATTATGAGTTGAATTGAAACCTATGCCTGCACTCCTCTAAGTTTCTAAATTTTTGCCAAATTGGGTTTTTATATAATAGCTTTATAATTCTTAAGAAACAATTgagttgttttgatttttccaCCGATCAAGATTAACGTAGCTTGATGACTTACTTACATAATGCAATCAAATGTCATTTTAAACGACGTAGCATTTTAAGCAATGAAACAACATCGTGTTatgctaaattaaataattttatttgttaaatttatattactcctatgttccatagtaatagagtcattttgtcgttttggtacgttccacagtaatagagtcatttccttttttagtaaaagtcaacacatttttccacacatactttactctcttttacttttttctctcttcatctcccTTTAATAAAGTCATCTCCATAAcaaaatttttcttaatcttcatgCTAAAAAGAAACgactccattactatggaacggagggagtaagtcATATTAGAGCTTgtatgaaacggagggagtatgaatttACAAGTAAATATCctatgttttatatatatgcatagacttgtttttatttagaGTGATTAAGTTATTCCCttgttatatactccattcatccAATAATAATACACTTTTCAAATGAcacaaatttttaatgtataattagtaatgtattagagagatgaaaagaaaaagtgattgtaataatattaatagaaaatgaaatccacctcattatataaaaaagaaattacacaaaatagaaatgaacGATTTATATGAGACtaaccaaaatttaataaaacagtactccttccgttccacagtaatagagtcatttcattttttgcactcgttttgaaaaaatgatgagagagtaaagtaagagagagaataatgtagagaagagtcttatctacaatattctctctcttactttactttttctccactttaactatttataattatttttttaaaattagtgtgCAAATGAAATGCCactattactgtggaacgaagggagtatctACTTTTTTGCGACGAATGAAGTATTTACTAATGATTCGTATAAAATTCGTTGCTATAGCCATATGTTAATGTTATAGTTATACTCcgtccgtccccgattaagagtcacacttttccatttcggtccgtccctaattaagagtcacactttatttttgccataaatagtaagttggtcatacattccactaactcaattcactcacattttattataaaaccaatataaaaaatgggtctcacactccactaactttttgaaccaacttttattcatatttcttaaaatccgtgtccgatcaaagtgtgactcctaattggggacggagggagtatatagtagtactccatgtAA
The genomic region above belongs to Salvia hispanica cultivar TCC Black 2014 chromosome 3, UniMelb_Shisp_WGS_1.0, whole genome shotgun sequence and contains:
- the LOC125209352 gene encoding serpin-Z4-like, encoding MGFHSGFSTIRKLIPAQVPETVDRSVLIVVRVGWKPERLYRRQQNQKRRRLASLYPCSASQISQIGERGTPRTLLHADCLHSSRRRNPFRWPSLVIHGWDLPDWGHTLKPAIRNTVKALSPRLLFAHCACFIGLWSEIFDAKLTTDADFHLSNGTVVRAPFMTSCYKQRVGTFDGFKVLKLPYIAGIDKRRFAMYIYLPDARDGVPSLIERITSELGFVDGHLPHEEAVTLDEFRIPKFKMGFELEISSIATELGVVDLSESGMAEIHGKPVVCEILHRSMVVVNEMSTYTARVELPVVDFGEACPMMGEKSGLRFVADHPFVFTIREDTSGVVLFVGQLLDPLAQAPSGFIAYPITTPPIH